AttggtttttgctttgaagGCTCGAAACAAGCTCTCGTGTATGATCTCATGTTGAATGGATCCTTGGATAAGCAAATTTTCACTGAGGAAGGTGATAAGTTtctcaattacaagaaaatataTGAGATTGCTCTTGGGGTGGCGAGAGGGATTGAATACTTACATCGGGGGTGTGACATGCAAATACTACACTTTGATATCAAGCCTCACAATATTCTTTTAGACAAGAATTTCGCTCCGaaagtttctgactttggactAGCAAAACTTTATCCTGCTAATTATAGCATAGTCTCACTGACTGCTGCAAGAGGGACCTTAGGATATATGGCACCAGAGTTGTTTTACAGAAACATCGGTGGTGTATCTTATAAATCGGACGTCTATAGCTTCGGCATGTGGCTCATGGAAATGGCAGGTAGAAGGAAGAATATAGATGCAAATGCAGAACActcaagccaaatttattttccattgtgGGTGTATGACCAAGTCAACGAAGAAAAAAGtgctgaaatagaaattgtagCAGAGGAAAGGAAGGTgataaaaaagatgataatagtTGCATTCTGGTGTATACAATTAAATCCTGACCATCGGCCTTCAATGAGCAAAGTCCTAGAAatgcttgaaggagatattGATGAACTCCATATGCCTCCAAAACCGCTTATTTATCCACCTGATGTGCCAATTAACAATGATGAAGCTGAGATGGAGCTAGAAACATTCTCAACTTCATCAAGTACCCCGATAATTTATACTAGTTTTCCTTTGGGAGATACCAATGGTGTTTAGAGTTCCATGCATAGTTATCGGAAATGTTTTGTGTGTATTTGTTATATGTCCCACAATCTAGTGTCATGTTAGGAGGGACTTGAGATGGTTTAGCTCAACAGAGATTACTTTTGAGATTGTCTTCTTCTAGCTCTTAGGCTAATGttgttttattgtattttatatAGTTTATTCTCTTGCATCCTCCTTCGAAAAGATAAACACATTGGTAAGAGGGCAAGGACAAAAATGATGGGTGAAGGTAATGGACATTGAGAATTTTTCTCCTTTGGTTCTGTTTCGGATAGGAGCGCCTTGGAGTTCACGAACTCTCTGGAGAATGATCTGGTCGTGATTCCTTCCGAGCCATCTCCGTGGATTTGCTCTTTCTGGATGGTTCGATTTGAACTTTCAATCCTTAAGGAAAGATGCAGAATCAGTGGCTTGTTattcttttggctttctttgCTTCAGTAGAAGCTGCTACGTCTGCATTTTGGGTTGTTTCCTCATTTTCCTCAGCTTCTACAAACCAATGAGAATCTTTAAATTGGCCATGGTTACCGTTCTGccaacccaattttttttttccctttttcctgtACTTAGTTTTGTTGTCCTTAGATTACGCTCCTTGACGATATGATACATGAAAAATGTatactaaataaaaaagatcattAAAATAAGTTTTTACTTGGTAAATAAAAAGTCGCCTTTTAAGTGAATTGccatgcttcttttttttttttcttcaatgaaGCTACTGATCAAATGTAAGAATCTAACCAACTGAGCATGATCTGTTCACTGGCACAAACGATGTATATTGTGACAAAGTACCTAACTCGAGATTagtaaggctgcgtttggtaacgtttcgtttaaaaattgtttaaggaacgaaatagaaaaaagtgtttatgttccggggaacaatttttgaacaaaaaatgcgtttggtaaatctgttcccgaaaatataaaaagaatagaaacacgtttggtaaatttgtataattttttatttcttttaattttttaatatttttattttatttttctattttctttcttatttttcttatttatttttccttttttttttttttttcttctttggccggtcgcggcctCCATGGCCGGGgcccggcctcggccatggccggggggcgggcctcggccatggccggcggggccggcggcctcgccccaACCACGGCgtggctcgccggccccggcgagccGAGCCTGGCcgtgggccgggcgaggctcggcctcgagctcgagctcggccACCGCCCCGgccgctcggcctcgccgacaTCGCGATGGCCTAGGGTGGCCGAGCCcggccgtggctgggcgaggctcggcctcgccttggttgggcgatgcgggcaaggccgagcctcgcccggatcgccggccggccaaggccgagctcgccgagcggccggcgaggccgagcctggccgtggctgggcgaggctcggcctcgccttggctgggcgagctcgagctcgcccggatccaacaaggccgagctcgcccggcggcctcgccggcgaggctcggctcgcctcgccgggccatcgcccggcggccggcgaggctcgcccggccatggcggtggccgagcctcgcctcgccggccggccacGGCCACGCTCGGCCTCGCTCGAGGcccgccgagcctcgccgtggccttgggcgaggctcgccgtggcgggcccggccctcgtcggccggtcgccggcggtcaccggccatggccaaggccggcgaccggccaaagaaaaaaagaagaataaaagaaaaaaataaaaaagagaagtgtttctagattttgttccagaaacatgaaacaactttttttatgtttcttgtttctttcgtttcaaaagaacaaaaagggaacaaaagaacaaaaaaaaaaacagaaatttctgttcctgggaacagaaatagggtgcagccaaacgcaccctaagagaTTGAGAGCCTCGTCACTTCAAATGTCATTTCATCGTTCTAGTCGGAACATTAGAATAGCCACAGAATTCAGAAGCAGATAAAGACGTAAGGAGGTCTTTGCAGGCATCTGAATCCGCACGCTGGGGGTAAGTGTGCCGTAGCAACCAAAACATCACACTGCATGAAACATACAGATTCCTCCGAGGCCCCAATTCTTAAATAAATGGTAAGGAATTTGTTTCTGccggaagaagaaattgaaatgagtAGAGAAATGACTGAGGATATTTATTAAAACCGTAAAATGTTTCACACACGATCTTGGACTGGAAGGATTCATCTACTAATGAAACTGATGCAGTGCCAGAAACTGAACACTTCTGTCAGTATCTCAACTCTACTTGTGGAGTAAATATTTTACACCTCCAATGTATCAAATGGAAgcctaaaaacaaaacaagttgACCAACGATGAGCAGTCTTAAGTCCAATTCTGCACCGGTCCATTGATGATCATCATTATCTTGATGATAGCAGCAGCTTACACTGGTCCATTATAAACAACCTTCGCAGCTGAGTACAGCATCATCTGCCAAGGAAGTTTAGGCACAATCATTTATGGCCTCATTACATATTAGTTCACATCCATTTCCCAAGGATAATAGGAATCCAGCATCATGCTTAAACTAACGAAAGTTTTTCCAATTTATTCTGTTTGTGTCTTGGATAGCAAAATATAGCGCAAAATGCAGCTCTACAGTATTCTCAGCACACTCATTAGCTTGTACCTATTGAGAGAAGGTATCATGTTCAGAAACAGCCTCTACAAGTTGCACGATCGCTTTCCTTGATGAGTCACACTGGTTTCCATTACACCAATTTGTTTCTTATCTACTCTactgaaattattgaaattaacacaacaaaagaagtagaatcaaaccaaattgatagaatatccaagaatGCATAAATTTCCTGCCGTCTTTATTGAAAGAATATTCATACCTGCAACTCCAATTAAATCAAACATCAAAGGTATGTTCGAATCTGCCTCGACAGTGGCTTTTGCTGCTGCAATACAGACTGAGACGGCTTGTATAATGTTCAAACCTTCACATATCGATGAGTGTAGCACCCACTAAGCAATCGCCAGCCCTGGTAAGCTACTTAACAGATGCAGGAAGGCCAGGAAGATGCAAAGCAAAGAGATGAGATGTTCCCTCGATATGTTTGGCATCATGAAACTTTTGTGAAGGGCAATAAGATGAGATCAATTTGTGGAGTTCTGAACTTATGCCAAGGCATTGGGGTTTCTCCACAACAGCTCTCGTCAATATAGACCCCTCTTTAGAGCATAGAAATACTCCACAAGCGCCTATGGTTACGACTACAATTTTTATGCCCCTCTCAAGCAAAAGAATTAGTGGGTTTTAGCATATTGATGTGAGATTCTGCAGGACAATTTTTTTCGCACTTATACCTTTCACTCAAACCATGTAACTTCCCAGGAGATAGAGCATCTGCCATTGCAAAGAGCTCATCTTCATTGGGAGATACATAAGTTACCTGCAAAGAGCCTAGTCTGTATCAACAGCAgatcttcaagatgaagctttCAGAATCTAGGAACCGCTTAATGCCACTCTCAAACTATGCCCATGTGAGCTGAATTTCGTTTCTCCTAATGTCATATTGTTTTCATAGCTCAAAGGGATGCCAAAACCAAGAAGTCAACTATGTAAACCAGTAACACTTTATTTCACGCCTGATTGATATGAACTTGACGTGGtcaattttttctaaaagtgagATATTGTCAAAGTTTAACAATATCACAAACATGAATCCATTGCATATGATGTACGGTTTATAATTTCCTACTTGATTTAAGAAAAGATTCTGTGGGTATCACTCTTAAATGTATTCACTATGGAAAAGTTTCCTTCAACTCATCTAGACTGCAAATTAATATCCTAGCGGAAGCATCACATCACCAGCCATACTGACTCCTGGAAATGTAATCAGCAGGCTATGAACTGGACATGCATTATTAACGAATGTCTATGCAAAGCCACTAAATTTTGTTTCGATATGCTACATGCAGAATTCTCCAACCTAAACCACAACTTTCACCATTTTTCTCCATATCCATGCAGATGGTAAGCAATTCTATGAAATATGTTGAAAACAACTGCTATCATTTTCCAGCATACATAAGTAATGGTCCGCGTTAATCAATTTGAAGCACTAAACTTTTCTCATTATAGCAATTCCCATTTTGCTCTCTTTCGGTATGGTGCTAAGGATGATGGTAATCAACTACTCCATTGGCAATCAAGTCAGAAATTTGAGATTGAGATCTCATGAATTCTATAAAATGTATTATTGAACTTATCCGATTGTGTATCAACTTCAGACTTAAATAAGTTTACTCAGCACATAGAAAACAGCACCAAAGAAGTAAATGCACATCACAAGGCGAAGCACTCACATACTTCACAATAGAAGCAATTTCTTTGGATTTGGCAACCGATGCCGGTTCAAACCACAGAGGAATGTTATCTCCTGCAGCCACAGcaaacaaaattcaaataaaaaccaaGTGAATTCTGAAGAGCTTTCTATTGACTCAGAGTAGATCATACAATCAAGTCAGATGAAAAATCAAAGCAGGTCGAATCTTTAGAATTACATTGACAAGAAGCTTCAAGAGCACGATCGTTGAGGTTAGCATCAACCATCACTACTGGAGCAGAAGATATCTAAATTGTGAAATCCACTCAGCAGTGAGAAATTTCTCCTAAAGGTCAACCGTGAGTGCCTTTATTGATCTTAGAAAGAACACAAGTATGCCTGCTCAACCTTATATGTTTTTAGCAAAATTAACTTACAATTGACTCAAAGCTTGCAACACCAGCAGCTACCTCACCGTTTGGATCGAGTACACAGCAGACCACAGCAGTTGTAATATCTTGGGTTTGAAGGATACCTGCCTTGGAATTGCTGAGTTTAAGAACAAGAAGCACATTCATGAACAGCACATCCATCTCTATAACTTATTTGAAGCCAAAAAAACAGGAGAGTAGCTAGTTCATTGTTATAGCGAAGTAAAAGAGAACgcttagaaaaataaatgagtagTGTACTTACCTGCCTGTAAAGGtaaatatagcaaaatttcaTCACTATTATCTATTTAGTAGATTTTACTAGGCATGTCAGACAAGCAGTTAAACTGAGCATGTTAACCTTCAATAGGACGCCCAGTAGATCTCCCATGCTCCAACAAGTGATTCCCTGATACATAGGGCACAGGATAATGTTAGCAAAATCCTGGGAAGACACAGAAACGTCAACAATAAAAccaataaataaagaaacgacAGAGAATTTGCTCGCCTTGGCAACCATATGAAGATGAACATACATTCACTACATCAAGGTggagcaaataaaaagaaaaacattctcAAATATTAGTACCTTTAATATATACAGTTTACTCGCAAATTCTCAATTTGAAAAGTGAAGACAACATTTGGCAAAATCCTAATGGCCAATTCTAATTACTCGCAGACCTCCAGAAAGATCTCAACTTGGGatgtcctcaaaatttattGATCCTGATTAGAATCAGGCTGGCATACCCAAGAATTCCAGTTACAATAAACAGATGAGTGTTTAAAAAAACGActattttttctcataaaaactATTAGGCTTGACCATATATACGCTGTGAATCTAAAGGAAACTCTCTCAAATTACAACAGAAGCAGATAGGATGGACATATAGTCAAGGCTCAAAACAAAATTACGCACTTTTACTGAGAAAAGATGGTAGGTtctttctttaccaaaaaaaaaaaaaaaaaaaaagattttctttacttttataGCGTTTTTTAATAAAGATGGAGCTAAAGGATTTATCTAGTACTTTTCTCCATGTCCCATGGCTTAAGACAAGAAGGAAATTGAACAAGACCAATATAAGATAACCTTTATGCTGAAACTCTACAAAACATTATGTCCTAGGTCGCCATGCATCGAGTTCATATgccaaaataattaattgagcCAAAATGGTGCCTCGGAAAGTCTTGCTGAAACAAAAAGTGCGTAGGCTAATTCAGATGtgctatactttttttttttgggtcaaaagatGTGCCATACTAACCTGCCATTTCAAGGCCCACAGCACTGATGAAGAAGGGCTTTCCTCCCAGCTTCGACATGCAATTGGCAATATTCCTTGCTACACCTCCTAAAACATAGTGAACCTAAAAGACCACTGTCAGACATAGACTCACACAGAAAGTACTGAACAGTGTAGTGTGTTCTCACGTAGGTTCTCAACTGATGCTGTCAGCATAGAAGGTTTTGGAGATGTGTAGTATTTAGGGGCAGAGTAAGAAACCTGATACCGGTACTTACCAATATCTTCACCGCGGGGTCAATGGTTGGATCTCCATCTTTCCATCTATGAAAAATTGCATGCTCAGATGAGCTGCACTTCCTCATTCTCCTTGAAGGCCACCTGTcgtcctcatcttgtggagggGTATGGCACTTTTTGCATTGGCAATCTAGATCCCAGCAGCAATGAGCTGTATGAGGATCCTTGAAGTACAGGGTTGTCCTTTAGAGTCGAAAGACTCTATTCCAAGTCTTTCTCCttcaccttcatcttcttttatgTATGGCTGCATCATCAAGATTgtaggaaaaattgaagaagagccttctttcttttctcttgagTGATCAAATTTGATGACCTCACTACCGtcctttttcttgatgaattttgaCTTTGAAGCCTGTATACACTGAACATTTTGACGAAGTTTTTGTAGTTAGTCAATCAGGTAGTAGGGAGGAGTTTGAGTAACTCAGAATGAGAAATCTATCTTAGAATATGATGCACAAAGTCATCTACTTATTGTCCACAGAGATCGAAAGGGCATCTTCTGGTCCCAGCAAAGTTAAGTCTATTTGTACaccatctattttttttttggggggtcacATGTACACCATCTAGTTGCCACAGTCAAATCTGGACTCTGGGGATATCCAGTGACTTGTAATACAATCAAATCTGGACTCTGGGGATATCCAGTGACTTGTAATTGAACCTTCAAGACAAGAAGCAATTTAGGATCTGAAAGAGCTATATTGAAGTTTGGGAATAGTGTTACAGACACAAATCTAGCATTGAGAGCTGTTTTGACTACGCCAATGCAAGCATGTTGATAGTCGAGGAATTAGTATCAAGTAGTGCCATGCGGACCACAACTTGCAATCCTTTATAACCATTGAAGGAAAAAGCAAAGCGTATGTGACATACAGATTTTTGGGTTCTGATTTCGATAGAATAAATTAGGCATTTCATCGGTGCAactacagtgtttttctctgagttggtcactcacgagataactagactagccgggtaagctattaaggactttaaggcaaatagactttagaattcgaccaagagtcaacttctcgaccgtgctcatctttagagatcattgcggcacagtataaaatcgatttgaaatcagagataggtcggttcgactgagatgaatgatcgatcgtgggtgactccactaaattggaaaactctcgttgaccgacactaatttgatttcactgtcgttttggtaccttgtgtccgtatttgaattctcaagattttcacgacaaccgagagtcgccaatgtgtcgagtggattcatcgtggctcgaaggaaattgaccacgggtcatttgtcctaaaaaattctaaaaactacccggtagcctaggtcacgctaaaaaaacgcgtttgagtgaaattaactgccaatctaagtccgatttcagaaattgaagagtttgtcatgtcacaggtcattttaggaacgtcgactcatccttagaagatttttctacaaaccgagatttctagcagaaaagcaaagtaatgccGTTTTTGTTTGAGATAATTAGAGGGCCTCTTTTGATAGGATCTTTGGTCGATAAGTTGGATCGATTAACAGGGAAAAGTCATGAGATGGACGAGGTCACTTTAATGGATttaattgggcttcaattggatttgtttagtttagaattaaatgaaattgaaagaattgatgTACAAATAagtgaaattcgtatgccatggtgGACTAAGCAAAATGGACCCATTAGAAGCTTGTCTTGGAAGCTTGGAGGTGAGTGGAAGGTGACATgacatgaggtcatggtgggccatgttTTGgatgacctaagagagagagagagagagagagaaagaagagggagaaaTCGGTTCCCCTTTCTTCTCTCCCGTCGCTGTCTCTCTTCCCCATCTCCCCTTCGGTTTTGCTCGACTCCATGGAAGCCGAAGACCAGGAGAAGCAGCAGCTAGAGTCGGT
This Eucalyptus grandis isolate ANBG69807.140 chromosome 7, ASM1654582v1, whole genome shotgun sequence DNA region includes the following protein-coding sequences:
- the LOC104454939 gene encoding rust resistance kinase Lr10; amino-acid sequence: MDKNIEEFLQAHNNFLPIRYSYSNIKKITANFKHKLGEGGYNSVYKGTLRSGNEVAIKILKPSKAQGQDFINEVATIGRIYHVNVVQLIGFCFEGSKQALVYDLMLNGSLDKQIFTEEGDKFLNYKKIYEIALGVARGIEYLHRGCDMQILHFDIKPHNILLDKNFAPKVSDFGLAKLYPANYSIVSLTAARGTLGYMAPELFYRNIGGVSYKSDVYSFGMWLMEMAGRRKNIDANAEHSSQIYFPLWVYDQVNEEKSAEIEIVAEERKVIKKMIIVAFWCIQLNPDHRPSMSKVLEMLEGDIDELHMPPKPLIYPPDVPINNDEAEMELETFSTSSSTPIIYTSFPLGDTNGV